From the Debaryomyces hansenii CBS767 chromosome F complete sequence genome, the window tataaatatcataGTATCTATTTCCGGATCTTCCCCATCTACAAATCATAATAATTgtacaatttttcaaaatgattcaaatgattaTGCAATGATATTTTCGCTCTCATTTTATGTTCCATAATTTGATGGCCTACGGACTTTGCTACACATTTCCCATTTGCTGGTTCCCATTTGATTCGACCTTCAGTTACttctatttataatttttattgcATTGTATTTTAGACTCTACATACGTTTAAATATCACTCTTATGGTAACCTCACGTGTAGGCTTGACTCTTTCTCACATTTTGCCAAAACGACCACCCTTCCAAGCGCGCAATATGATTGGTTGGACTTTCTATGCGAATGTGCTTCTCAATATTCGGATATTTGCGCAATCGTCCTAACGTCAGTAAAACTTTGCCACTTTCAGTAAAGATGAGACCTTCACCCCCTTTTTGGCTAAATTAAagcaaatttaattttcttttttatcttctttagCCCATTATTAATCttgtaattatatatatatatatattaaaatgGCAAGAACCAAGCAAACAGCTAGAAAGTCCACAGGTGGTAAGGCCCCAAGAAAGCAACTTGCTTCAAAGGCCGCCAGAAAATCGGCACCAGTCAGTGGTGGTGTTAAGAAGCCACACAGATATAAGCCAGGTACTGTTGCTTTGAGAGAAATCAGAAGATTCCAAAAGTCTACTGAGTTATTGATCAGAAAATTACCATTCCAAAGATTGGTTAGAGAAATTGCTCAAGATTTCAAGTCTGATTTGAGATTCCAATCTTCGGCTATCGGTGCATTGCAAGAAGCAGTTGAAGCTTACTTGGTTTCGTTATTCGAAGACACAAACTTGTGTGCTATCCACGCGAAGAGAGTCACCATTCAAAAGAAGGATATCCAATTAGCTAGAAGATTGAGAGGTGAAAGATCGTAGATTGGCGATGCGGAAGGTTATACTGggatttcaatttttggtTTTCTTTCGGGTGATTTGGTTTTCTTCGCTTCTGATAAGTTTAGTTTTAGTTTTTTTAGGTTAGGACTCGTAGGAGTCATTTTTAGTGTTTAAATATTACGGTTATGTTTATGTTTACGGAGTTGTAGATGACTAGCGAACTACTGCGTTTGTGGAGCACAACCACAAGTGGTGCGTATGTAACAAAAAACGAAAAGCctataataaattagtCTAGAGCTAAACAGTAGAATATTGAACTATATAATAACAATTATGCAATATAACATTGAATGGGCGAAGTGAAATAAACGGAATATTGAAGGAAACACAAACATTTGGTATATAAAATTGCTTTTAAGGTCGAACGTAGAGCTCTGAGAAATTCaatcatcattatcatttttactatcattatcatctgCCTTAGCATTATCTATACTATCGTCATTAGCTGCTCGATCATCTTGAGGTGGGTACATAGCTTGAGGGTCAAGCTGCTGCAGTGGTATAAATTGTTGGTACTGAAGATCATGCATTGGAAATCCTCCATTGAACATTGGAGGCATCATAAACCTGTGGTCTCCTTGGTAGGCCATGAAGTTTTCTGAATTGGCATTGGAATCATGATTCTCACCATTCAAATTCATATGAGCCATTGAATCAGCCAATTCATCTTGTCCTTGTTGGGAACCAGGAGGTGGAATGTGATAATCTGTAGGTAGGCCACCCATGTAGAATGGGGGTGGCGCAATTCCATGCCCTCTACCTTGGCTTTCATTAGAAGGTCtttcatttgaatcaaCGTCAGATTTATCGAATGAAgcatcattatcttcactTGATGTAGAGTAATTCTGAATGTTCGAAGGATTAGGAGAACGCAAATTACCACGCGATTGCATAGAAATATGTGGAGGAAGGCCCATTGGTGGCATTCCTCCCATCATTGGCATACCAGCATTTTGCGAATGCCCATGTGCTCCAGGTATCGGCGGAGGATATCCACCAGCGGCTGCCGCAGCGGCAGCGGCAGCAATTGCACTAGCTGGGTCCATTCCCATAGATAATGCAGTTGCAGCTTGCATTTGAGCAGCCTGGGCTacttgttgttgttgctgttggtatttcttattattcatCGAAACTCTGCCCCAACTTAATCTAACTCTATTACCTCCAATAATAAACCCTTGCATAGCAGCAATTGCTTCTTCAGCTTCTTCACGGGAggaatatttaatgaaaccACAATTCTTTCCTGGTGGGATTTTCACTTGTTGAATTATACCAAACGGTTTAAAGAGCGTAAATAAAGTTTGTTCGGTAACTTCAGATGATAAACCTCCGACAAATACTGTAGTATTATTAGGGTCAGTAAATGGCTGACCGTGTTGACCGCCCTGTAAATTCGGGGACCTAAGCTGCTCAACGTTAGGCTGGCCATTTGACGAAACATTCTGATCACGGTCGTCACTATATTCTTTGGTAGGTTGCATATCCATAGGAGACATATGACTTGGATATGATTGCCGTGGAGGTACCTGATGAGGATGGTGTGGTGGAGGTGGCATTTGTGGATTTCCAAAAAATCCAAATGGAGAACCACCCATTGGCATAGCATTGGGTGGAATAAACATTTGTCTTCCCTGGTCAGGATTATAGAAATTAGGACTTGGAATATTAGGGTATCGAAGCTTTCCTCCTACATTCCTTGGAGTCGCTAAGGCAACCCTCAATGGTCTCCCACCAAACCAAGCACCATGCATTTCTACCAACGCCCGCTGTCTTTCCAGTTCATCCGTGAATCTAACGAACCCAAAGCATCTTGATTTGCCAGAAACAGGGTCTGTCATAACCCGTACTGTTTTAATCGATGTTGGGAAACTTTTCTGGAAAAATGCCAATAAATGTGCTTCAGTTGTGGACGCCGATAAATCTccaacaaataatgaatattcaGGAGTCTGAACGATAGGAGCACTCAACGTTGCACCACTAGCCCAATTAAGtctgaaatatttcttctgatTATCTGGGTTATTCGGAAATTGCTGTTGCGATGGCATAGCTATATCTGGTAATAATTGGCCATTTAAACCCAATGCTTGTTGAGCATCATCaaaactttcaaattcaacaaaacaATAACCAGAATGTGAGAGTCCTTGTGCATTATTCTCTGGTTTAGGGGTTTTAGGCTTTATAATCTTAACAGTTACCTTTTTATGCAATATCTGCCACCATAAATCAGATATAGCACCTTCATCTAGCCACGGGTCTAAGTCACCCATCCATAATGTACGTGGAGAATCAGGCTGACCTGTATTGGACCCTTGCTCTTTTTCAGCTGCTACACTCGATTGTTGCGTAGACACAGGCGGCCTAGGTATAGTAAAACCTGATAGcatttcttgttcttgttggTGCTGATGGCTAGCAGTACTTGATGTTAATGCAGGCTGTTCTAATGGTGCGACAGCACCATGCAAGTTGGACAGAACACTAGGGTTAGCAACCGAAGACGGCTTGATACCTGTATTTTCAGAATCAACACCAACAGGGGTGTCACTACCAGTTTCGgcattatttgaaacatATTCACCTTTATTAGATTGTAAAAAAGACATATTGCTTAACCTTATTGAGTACTTAAATCAAACggaaaatatgaaaaagCAAGCTGGGAATCAATGGAACAAAGTAAATCGAATCAGTCAATATTTGATGCAAGAGTTACGGTACCCACGAGTAATAATTGAACGGGATAGTGATATGAGTTAATTTTGCTTTGAAACGAAGTTTTTAAATGGTATCACTAAAcaacttcaatttctataaaaattgataaagaatGCAATCGAAATTAACGAGTAACCTAAGAAGCAAAAAAAATCCAATTAtgtatcaaaataaaagcCTATATTCAACAATTGATGTTTCAAAAAACTAGCGACTTTCTATTAATTCGTAATGGAGCAAGGTTTACAATTGCAACGAGTTGACTAAAagaataaatcaaaatgaaaaacTTGATGTTTAAAACACtgtaataaaaaattagcTTGGTGGTGTAGAATTAAACTAATTGATTCAAGAATTAGGTTTATATCAACTTAATGCTTTGAAAATTGGTTGCTTACAATTCTTACTTACATTGGTTAactaatttaaaatataatctAAAATCATAAACTGTAAAACTATTATGATTTACAAGTTATCCGTATTGACCCagtttttgttttgatCTGTAACAAAATAAACAATAGATCAGCGGCTATCATTTAGTAATTGAAGAAcaattaatattcttgGAGTCATTTGCTTCTAGAGATATTACTTATTGTTAGGTTTGTGAGTTATGAGTAGGTTCGTGCTGGATACTTCCACTTCTCAAAGCTCTACTGCGATGAATATCCgcaaatttattagagATACGGAGCTCAGTGATCATAGAGCAAATAGAGATACATCTACTTTGCCGTCTACGACGAACCAGTCCAACAAGGAGCCCGAGGAGAAGTACCTGATAAACGATAGTCACGAGCCGtcttttcattttattaataagaGTTTGATGGACCAAATCAATAGATCAGATCACATAGATAAAAGCCAAACTTCAGACCAGATGGGGCCTGTGAAGACGATTTCGGGCCAACAAGAGTATGGCAAGAAAGACGTAACTGGgacaaatgaaaataacgAGAACAAACAGAATAGCGATAATAATGAGCATGATAATGGCAATAATTCGTATcagaacaaattgaaatacttgCCCAATTCTGATTTCAAATACGATAGCAACAACTCGTTTAGCATGAATTCGATGAATTCGCCAATATCGATACCGAACACATTCAAATACAAGTCGCATCCTAATGCGAAAACTAAATCCCAGCTAGGAGTTTCTCAAGTGGACAGTGTTCCAGAAGTAGAAGAGCATTCTATCCTTATTCCTACTAAGAACAAAGGCGATTCGCAGCATGATTCCGATACACCACCCATGAAGACTTCCACTATAAAACATATACAACAAGAAGAACAcaattctttgaataatgcTGATTTCAATGCCACCCCCGACTGGATGCCGGAAGAACTTGCTGATAAATGGGTACCACCGAAATCTTTTGAAATCCAAAACCTTGAAAACCTAGACCAAGGTGATTTTGGATCTTCGGTTAGGATTACAAAACAAACAGACTCAAATCGGGATTTGGATATGAATCTACAATTTTCTTCTACTAATACGATGATCCACAATTCAAAGCCCATGGTGAATGAGACCCCTATGTGGAAAAAGGCTTCGAAGGAATACGAGTCAAATAGAAAATCACAACCTCAATTGCATAATATTTTCCTTTCGATGGACAGTctgaaagaagaaggtaCTAACATAGATAAATCAGCATATATTAGTCGAGGTGTACAAGGTGAAAGAGAACACGAATCGGAACCGAACAATAATTCAGCCTCGTCTACCTTATCAACACCCATGGCATCAATATCCAATAAAAGTGGTACCGCATTAAcaaagaatcaaataattcaattggaGAATATTCTAGAGGGAGAGGGTAAAGGCAAACCTaatgattttttattaCATGTCCCAAACCCGGAATCaccattgaaattattcggagataaatataatactTTTACTAAGGGGAAATTGACagatcttcttcaaaagaTTAACACCAAGACGCCCTCATCTGTAAATCCCCAGAAAAGtgttgaaaataagaagaataaatatgGCGAAGCAATTCCAGACTCCTCAAACCCACTCGAAGAGCCTCACCTAAGAATTAAGAATTTTACAAAGTCAGGAACTTATACAGAAGAGCAATTCCTAcaaaatgcaaataatatattcaataatattcaaagGAGGGGATTTAAAATGAATCAAGACCTCACGCATGATATGAGCTATGCGGATGGCAGACAGCGTTCATTATCATCGGCTGTAAATTCTCAGTCTACAGCTACTTCAACAcctaaaaatattaaagttaatgatattgataaaatcaCGTCCGAAGATGAATATTCATCCTTCACAAGTGGGTTTGAAGAACACGAAAGCACAGAATTTCCGCAATACAATACTGACAGAGGTCATGCTGAAACTCATCAAAATGAGTATACTTCGTTTGATCAAAGCAATTCTGTgaaagataatgaaaacgCCAGCTTTTCGAATTTATCACCACGTAATTTACAAGCATTACAAAGGGAATTAACTCATTCGAACGAAAGCATATATACAATTGATGAGGGATATACAGAAGATAGGAACT encodes:
- a CDS encoding DEHA2F02596p (some similarities with uniprot|P32831 Saccharomyces cerevisiae YBR212W NGR1 negative growth regulatory protein and similar to CA5915|IPF10735 Candida albicans IPF10735) → MSFLQSNKGEYVSNNAETGSDTPVGVDSENTGIKPSSVANPSVSSNLHGAVAPLEQPALTSSTASHQHQQEQEMLSGFTIPRPPVSTQQSSVAAEKEQGSNTGQPDSPRTLWMGDLDPWLDEGAISDLWWQILHKKVTVKIIKPKTPKPENNAQGLSHSGYCFVEFESFDDAQQALGLNGQLLPDIAMPSQQQFPNNPDNQKKYFRLNWASGATLSAPIVQTPEYSLFVGDLSASTTEAHLLAFFQKSFPTSIKTVRVMTDPVSGKSRCFGFVRFTDESERQRALVEMHGAWFGGRPLRVALATPRNVGGKLRYPNIPSPNFYNPDQGRQMFIPPNAMPMGGSPFGFFGNPQMPPPPHHPHQVPPRQSYPSHMSPMDMQPTKEYSDDRDQNVSSNGQPNVEQLRSPNLQGGQHGQPFTDPNNTTVFVGGLSSEVTEQTLFTLFKPFGIIQQVKIPPGKNCGFIKYSSREEAEEAIAAMQGFIIGGNRVRLSWGRVSMNNKKYQQQQQQVAQAAQMQAATALSMGMDPASAIAAAAAAAAAGGYPPPIPGAHGHSQNAGMPMMGGMPPMGLPPHISMQSRGNLRSPNPSNIQNYSTSSEDNDASFDKSDVDSNERPSNESQGRGHGIAPPPFYMGGLPTDYHIPPPGSQQGQDELADSMAHMNLNGENHDSNANSENFMAYQGDHRFMMPPMFNGGFPMHDLQYQQFIPSQQLDPQAMYPPQDDRAANDDSIDNAKADDNDSKNDNDD
- a CDS encoding DEHA2F02574p (highly similar to uniprot|P02303 Saccharomyces cerevisiae YNL031C HHT2 One of two identical histone H3 proteins (see also HHT1)); protein product: MARTKQTARKSTGGKAPRKQLASKAARKSAPVSGGVKKPHRYKPGTVALREIRRFQKSTELLIRKLPFQRLVREIAQDFKSDLRFQSSAIGALQEAVEAYLVSLFEDTNLCAIHAKRVTIQKKDIQLARRLRGERS